One part of the Arachidicoccus terrestris genome encodes these proteins:
- the guaA gene encoding glutamine-hydrolyzing GMP synthase, with amino-acid sequence MTEKIIILDFGSQYTQLIARAVREANVYCDIVPFHSTLDFNENIKGVILSGSPCSVNEQDAPMIDIQAILDSVPVLGVCYGAQLAAKVFGGRVEKSDKREYGRAQMLRQLDDVLLQGLSAKSQVWMSHSDTIKQLPEGFEVLATTESIPVAAFKKTSAEPHSLYGLQFHPEVYHSTEGKKILFNFLVGICGCAQDWTPASFVEETVASLKEKIGDKHVIMALSGGVDSTVAATLISRAIGDRLHGIFVDNGVLRKDEFKQVLETYNEIGLNVKGVDAKALFYKELAGKSDPEAKRKTIGKLFIDVFHEEAQKINEASFLGQGTIYPDVIESVSVHGPSVTIKSHHNVGGLPATMNLELVEPLRALFKDEVRRVGLELGIPADMINRHPFPGPGLAIRILGEVTEEKAKLLQEADHIYIKALKDRNLYNQVWQAGAILLPVKSVGVMGDERTYEFTLALRAVSSVDGMTADWSHLPYEFLADVSNAIINNVKGINRVVYDISSKPPATIEWE; translated from the coding sequence ATGACTGAAAAGATTATCATTTTAGATTTTGGCAGCCAATACACTCAATTGATTGCCAGAGCGGTAAGAGAAGCGAATGTGTATTGCGACATTGTTCCTTTCCATAGTACGCTGGATTTTAATGAGAATATTAAAGGAGTGATACTGAGTGGCTCGCCTTGCAGTGTGAATGAACAGGATGCGCCGATGATAGATATTCAGGCTATTTTGGACAGCGTGCCGGTTCTGGGTGTTTGTTACGGGGCACAGCTGGCGGCCAAGGTGTTTGGCGGCCGGGTGGAAAAATCTGATAAACGTGAGTATGGCCGGGCGCAGATGCTTCGTCAGTTAGATGATGTGTTATTGCAAGGATTATCTGCTAAAAGTCAGGTTTGGATGAGCCACAGTGACACGATCAAACAATTGCCTGAAGGTTTTGAAGTTTTAGCGACCACCGAAAGCATACCGGTAGCGGCATTTAAGAAAACATCTGCTGAACCCCATTCGTTATATGGCTTGCAGTTTCATCCGGAGGTATATCATTCAACTGAAGGTAAAAAGATTCTGTTCAATTTTCTGGTGGGTATCTGCGGGTGCGCGCAAGACTGGACGCCGGCGTCTTTCGTAGAGGAAACCGTAGCTTCTCTGAAGGAGAAGATCGGAGATAAACATGTTATTATGGCTCTTAGTGGCGGCGTCGACAGCACGGTTGCCGCTACCCTGATCAGTCGGGCCATTGGCGACAGACTTCATGGCATATTTGTAGATAACGGGGTATTGCGTAAAGATGAGTTTAAGCAAGTTCTGGAGACCTATAATGAAATTGGACTGAATGTTAAAGGAGTGGATGCCAAAGCGCTCTTTTATAAAGAATTGGCGGGCAAATCTGACCCAGAAGCCAAAAGAAAAACCATCGGTAAGCTTTTTATTGATGTTTTTCACGAGGAAGCACAGAAAATCAATGAAGCATCGTTTCTGGGACAGGGAACGATCTATCCGGACGTAATTGAAAGTGTCTCTGTACACGGACCTTCTGTTACCATTAAATCTCACCATAACGTAGGCGGCCTGCCTGCTACGATGAATCTGGAGCTGGTGGAGCCGTTAAGAGCTTTATTCAAGGATGAGGTCAGAAGGGTGGGACTGGAACTGGGTATTCCGGCAGATATGATCAACCGGCACCCTTTCCCCGGGCCAGGCCTGGCGATCCGAATTCTGGGCGAGGTAACAGAAGAAAAAGCAAAATTGTTGCAGGAAGCAGATCATATTTACATTAAAGCATTAAAAGACAGAAATCTGTATAATCAGGTTTGGCAGGCCGGGGCCATTCTGCTGCCGGTTAAAAGTGTCGGGGTAATGGGGGACGAAAGGACTTACGAATTTACTTTGGCTTTGCGAGCCGTAAGCTCTGTCGACGGGATGACAGCTGACTGGTCTCATCTGCCTTATGAGTTTCTGGCAGATGTCTCAAACGCCATTATCAATAACGTTAAGGGTATCAATAGGGTGGTATATGATATCAGCAGCAAACCACCCGCTACCATTGAATGGGAGTAA
- a CDS encoding ATPase, with protein MKFSIHPFTIRKSYADALATKIAVFKEQTKTKSAIYLTLVTTFGLAPNSYASSMIQNDLQMDMLFK; from the coding sequence ATGAAATTTTCCATCCATCCGTTCACAATCAGAAAAAGCTATGCTGATGCCCTGGCTACAAAAATCGCGGTATTTAAGGAACAGACAAAAACAAAATCAGCCATATATCTCACACTGGTTACCACTTTTGGTTTAGCACCCAATAGCTATGCTTCGTCCATGATTCAAAACGATTTGCAAATGGATATGCTATTTAAATAG